Genomic DNA from Marinobacter sp. MDS2:
AGACGCTCCAGAATGTACTTAACTCGGTCTATACCTTCATTCTCGATCAGAGATTCCAGTGCATCTAACCATTCTCTGGTCTCAATGGGATCATCATCCTGGTACATCTAACCCTCCCCTGAACCTAACGAATGCAACGTGCGCCACGATCAGCGGCCGAACACGATGCGAAATTGGAAACTGCGATAACAGGCAGTTTTATTATTGAAGTATCAGCTTGCGAGAAACGCTGAGCGGCCTGCGTGACTTCCCTCAAGCATAGAACAGCTTTCATTTTTTTCCTGTGACAGAGCGTTGTTATAACTCTCGTCGATAAGCGTCTGGCACTGCCTTGAACCGGCGCAGGTATCCGAGGCGCGCACCCTGGTGAAAGTTACGTACTTTTACCAAAAAAATATGTTTTTTTCGCCTAAAACCTGACAAAGAGATCGCCAGACAACGGCAGAATTCTGTTTATTTACGTAATAATGGCCAATTCACTTCACTAAAACAACACACCCCCGACCAAGGTCTGATACTCATCTTTTAGCCACAAACCTTCGCGTCACTAAATACTTTCCTTTCATCCAATGATCGTATGCGCCTGGCCAGACCGCTCAACCACAGGCTTCCGACTGAAAGCCACCCCATCATCTGCAACTAAACCCAACTTGCAGAATAATTAGACCTGAAAATAATTTCATAACTCTGTATAATTTTCGGCCCGTTTTTTAGGCAACTGCGAAGGTGCTTTAGCCTTCTTTTTACTTTTATTACCCAACAGAGGGCGATCTATGAACTCCATCGTCACCTTTCCTAACCGTATCCCGGTGCAGGAATTCGAAGAGCGCCGGTTCAAGGTGTTTACTGACCGTCAGCTCGACAAAATTGAAGCCATTCAGGACCTGCCAGAAGAAACCCTGTTTGAGATGAAGGTTGTGGCCAGCGTGCTGCCCTTCCGCGTCAACGAATATGTCATCAACGAGCTGATCAACTGGGACAAAGTACCGAACGATCCAATCTACCAGTTGGTGTTCCCGCAAAAGGGTATGCTGAAGGACGAGCATTACGAGCAGATGGCACAACTGCACCGGGACGGCGCAGACAAGAAAGACATTCAGGCGCTTGCCAAGCAGATCCGTGATGATCTGAACCCGCACCCGGCCGGCCAAATGGAAATGAACATGCCGGAGCTGGACGGCGAAGTGCTGGACGGCGTTCAGCACAAATACCGCGAAACCGTGCTGTTCTTCCCGGCGCAGGGCCAGACATGCCACTCTTACTGCACCTTCTGCTTCCGTTGGGCGCAATTTGTCGGCGACAAAGACCTGAAGATGTCCAGCACCGAAGCCGAGAAGCTACACGGCTACCTGCAGGAACACACCGAGGTTACCGACTTGCTGGTGACCGGCGGCGATCCGATGGTTATGAAAACCAAGAGCTTGGTTCAGTACCTGGAGCCTCTGCTTCAGCCTGAGTTCGATCACGTTCAGACCATCCGCATCGGCACCAAGGCTTTGACCTTCTGGCCCTACCGCTTCGTCACCGACAAAGATGCAGACGAGCTGATCGAGCTATTCGCCAAACTGGTCGATGCCGGCAAGCACGTAGCC
This window encodes:
- a CDS encoding KamA family radical SAM protein, encoding MNSIVTFPNRIPVQEFEERRFKVFTDRQLDKIEAIQDLPEETLFEMKVVASVLPFRVNEYVINELINWDKVPNDPIYQLVFPQKGMLKDEHYEQMAQLHRDGADKKDIQALAKQIRDDLNPHPAGQMEMNMPELDGEVLDGVQHKYRETVLFFPAQGQTCHSYCTFCFRWAQFVGDKDLKMSSTEAEKLHGYLQEHTEVTDLLVTGGDPMVMKTKSLVQYLEPLLQPEFDHVQTIRIGTKALTFWPYRFVTDKDADELIELFAKLVDAGKHVAIMAHYNHWQEITTDIAEEAIRRIRATGAEIRAQGPLIKHVNDNADDWAKLWKREVKLGIIPYYMFVERDTGAKNYFEVPLAEAYNIYREAMKKVSGLARTARGPSMSAGPGKVEIQGIAEIKGEKVFVLRFLQGRNPDWVQRPFFAKYSETATWLHELEPAFGEEKFFFEDEFEQMKKGNA